From Nicotiana tabacum cultivar K326 chromosome 15, ASM71507v2, whole genome shotgun sequence, the proteins below share one genomic window:
- the LOC107814407 gene encoding uncharacterized protein LOC107814407: MSNLSKLEFMALDISGNNYLSWVLDAEIHLDAKGLGDTIKEGNEASSQDNAKAMIFLRLHLDEGLKSEYLTLKDPFQLWTSLKERYDYLKTTVLPRAHREWMHLRLQDYKTISENNSVVYRIISQLKLCGEPMNDEDMLEKTLSTFHASNMVLQQQYREKGL, translated from the coding sequence ATGTCGAAtttgtcaaaacttgaatttaTGGCACTTGACATCTCTGGGAATAACTATTTGTCATGGgtacttgatgctgaaattcaccttgatgCTAAAGGTCTTGGTGACACTATTAaagaaggaaatgaagcatcaagtCAGGATAATGCGaaagccatgattttccttcgccTTCATCTCGATGAAGGGTTAAAAAGTGAATATTTAACCTTGAAAGATCCATTTCAATTATGGACTAGTTTGAAGGAACGATATGACTACCTAAAGACCACGGTATTGCCAAGAGCTCATCGTGAGTGGATGCACTTACGGCTACAAGATTATAAGACCATAAGTGAAAATAATTCTGTTGTATATAGAATAATTTCCCAGCTAAAATTATGTGGGGAACCTATGAATGATGAGGACATGTTGGAAAAGACTCTttccacttttcatgcctcaaatATGGTGTTACAACAACAATATCGTGAAAAGGggctttaa